The following are encoded in a window of Pseudalgibacter alginicilyticus genomic DNA:
- a CDS encoding diadenylate cyclase: protein MEIFNDLLKFKIVDIIDVILVALLLYYIYKLVKGTVAINIFIGIIIIYGVWQLTDFLEMYMLHNIFDGFIKVGIIALIVVFQPEIRKFLLMVGSTNFSRGGGKFFKHFKFLKTETSDETKVEIIISACNKMSASNTGALIVFEKNNNLDFLTSTGDEMNITVTQPIIESIFFKNSPLHDGAIIVKNNIVKATRVILPLNNEKNIPKRFGLRHRAAIGVTEKTDALALVVSEETGHISYFKDGEFIVFDNTTELTELIKKDLV, encoded by the coding sequence TTGGAAATTTTTAATGATCTTTTAAAATTTAAAATTGTAGACATCATAGACGTTATCTTGGTGGCTCTATTACTTTATTACATTTACAAATTAGTAAAAGGTACGGTGGCTATCAATATTTTTATAGGTATCATCATTATTTATGGTGTTTGGCAACTTACCGATTTCCTTGAAATGTATATGTTGCATAACATTTTTGATGGCTTTATAAAAGTAGGTATCATTGCTTTAATTGTTGTTTTCCAACCTGAAATTCGTAAGTTTTTACTAATGGTTGGCTCCACCAATTTTAGTAGAGGTGGTGGTAAGTTTTTCAAACATTTTAAATTCCTAAAAACAGAAACCAGCGATGAAACTAAGGTTGAAATTATTATTTCTGCCTGTAATAAAATGTCTGCATCTAATACAGGAGCACTTATCGTTTTTGAAAAAAATAACAACTTAGATTTTTTGACTTCTACAGGTGATGAAATGAACATAACCGTTACACAACCAATCATTGAAAGTATTTTTTTTAAAAATAGCCCATTGCATGATGGAGCTATCATTGTTAAAAATAACATTGTTAAAGCAACTCGAGTAATATTACCTCTTAACAACGAAAAAAATATTCCTAAACGATTTGGATTACGACACAGAGCCGCAATTGGTGTTACTGAAAAAACAGATGCACTTGCTTTGGTTGTAAGTGAAGAAACAGGTCATATTTCTTATTTTAAAGACGGTGAATTTATTGTTTTTGATAATACCACCGAATTAACTGAACTGATAAAAAAAGATTTAGTTTAA
- a CDS encoding ABC transporter ATP-binding protein, translating to MIKSKENIFDIRLFMRLFKFMKPYKMVFSFVFIAVIAIAILSIATPELLQRAFDENLTNKMEEGFLNYILVMVGLLFLEFIMQLLFIFYSGWLGQTVVKDIRVKLFNHLLRFKMKYYDNSSVGVLITRAVTDMERIADIFSEGLFMIFRDLLTMVVVSGFMIYKSWELSVIVFLMLPLVMYATSVFQKYMKKAFEEVRTEISNLNSFVQERITGMKILQLFVRENVEYEKFKLINERHKNGWLKTIWYNSIFFPIAELSASITIGLVAWYGGLNVVLEGTVSLGILTAFIMLIPKLFRPLRQIADKFNALQMGMVAANRVFKVIDTTSQIDDTGTLVAENFNGTIEFDKVFFNYIEEETVLKGISFKVNAGETVAIVGATGAGKSTIINLLSRFYEIKSGTIAIDNVNIKEVTLASLRTQIAVVLQDVFLFADTILNNITLNNPDITEDVVVQAAKDIGIHDFISSLPNAYHYNVKERGVMLSSGQRQLISFLRAYVTNPSILVLDEATSSVDSYSEQLIQNATDKITKGRTSIVIAHRLATIKKADRIIVMEAGEIMEQGTHEQLLKIENGYYKNLYEVQFVKEEVA from the coding sequence ATGATAAAGAGTAAAGAAAATATTTTTGATATTCGTTTGTTCATGAGGCTTTTTAAGTTTATGAAGCCTTACAAAATGGTGTTTTCTTTTGTATTTATAGCTGTTATTGCCATTGCTATTTTATCCATTGCAACACCAGAACTTTTACAACGTGCATTTGATGAAAATTTAACCAATAAAATGGAGGAGGGGTTTTTAAACTACATCCTTGTAATGGTAGGCCTTTTGTTTTTGGAGTTTATCATGCAATTGTTGTTTATTTTTTATTCAGGTTGGTTAGGGCAGACAGTTGTTAAGGATATTCGTGTAAAATTGTTTAATCATTTGCTTCGTTTTAAAATGAAGTATTATGATAATTCGTCAGTTGGCGTACTTATAACTCGTGCTGTTACTGATATGGAACGGATTGCAGATATTTTTAGTGAAGGACTTTTTATGATTTTTCGCGATTTGCTTACTATGGTAGTGGTTTCCGGATTCATGATTTATAAAAGTTGGGAATTGAGTGTCATTGTTTTTTTAATGCTGCCCTTAGTTATGTATGCCACATCCGTTTTTCAGAAGTATATGAAAAAGGCGTTTGAAGAAGTGCGCACCGAAATTTCTAATTTAAATTCTTTTGTGCAAGAGCGTATTACGGGTATGAAAATATTGCAATTATTTGTAAGAGAGAATGTTGAATATGAGAAGTTTAAGCTTATTAATGAGCGACATAAAAATGGCTGGTTAAAAACCATTTGGTACAATTCTATATTTTTTCCTATTGCTGAGCTTTCTGCATCAATAACTATTGGTTTAGTAGCTTGGTATGGCGGATTAAATGTGGTATTAGAAGGCACAGTTTCTTTAGGGATTTTAACAGCATTTATAATGTTAATTCCTAAACTATTCAGACCATTGCGTCAAATAGCCGATAAGTTTAATGCCCTCCAAATGGGAATGGTAGCTGCTAATAGAGTATTTAAAGTCATTGATACAACGTCTCAGATTGATGATACTGGGACTTTAGTTGCCGAAAATTTTAATGGAACTATAGAATTTGATAAGGTATTTTTTAATTACATAGAAGAAGAAACCGTTTTAAAAGGTATTTCATTTAAGGTAAATGCAGGTGAAACGGTAGCAATTGTTGGTGCTACTGGCGCAGGGAAGTCTACCATTATTAATTTGTTAAGTCGTTTTTATGAAATTAAAAGTGGCACCATTGCTATTGATAATGTTAATATTAAAGAAGTGACCTTGGCTTCATTGCGAACCCAAATTGCAGTAGTTTTACAAGATGTATTTTTGTTTGCTGATACTATTTTGAATAATATTACTTTAAATAATCCAGATATTACAGAAGACGTTGTAGTGCAAGCTGCCAAAGATATAGGTATTCATGATTTTATTTCTAGCTTACCAAATGCCTATCATTATAATGTGAAAGAACGTGGTGTAATGCTTTCTTCAGGTCAGCGACAATTAATTTCGTTTTTAAGGGCTTATGTTACCAATCCAAGTATTTTGGTGTTAGATGAAGCAACTTCTTCAGTAGATTCTTATTCAGAACAGCTAATTCAAAACGCAACCGATAAAATTACTAAAGGCCGAACGTCTATTGTCATTGCGCATCGATTAGCTACCATTAAAAAAGCAGACAGAATTATTGTAATGGAAGCGGGCGAAATAATGGAGCAAGGTACGCATGAACAGCTTCTTAAAATAGAAAACGGATATTATAAAAACTTATATGAGGTTCAGTTTGTAAAGGAAGAAGTAGCTTAA